The genomic window CCCTGGAACACCTGAACGCGTTCCTTGCCACCTTCCTTAATTTTATAATGGACCTTCACCGTGTCGCCTGCGCGAAAGTCGGGAAAGTCGGTTCTGATTTGGTCTCTGCCAACTGTGTGCAGAATATCCATGGTTCCTCCCATATATGTACTCGGAAGAAATGCGGTCCAAAACGACACTCACGGCACTGCGGACGGAAAGATGGTTGTATTCCCCGCAGCCTTGGACGGGCTG from Candidatus Syntrophosphaera sp. includes these protein-coding regions:
- a CDS encoding 50S ribosomal protein L19, which produces MDILHTVGRDQIRTDFPDFRAGDTVKVHYKIKEGGKERVQVFQG